A stretch of Allostreptomyces psammosilenae DNA encodes these proteins:
- a CDS encoding NAD+ synthase — MPQLRLALNQIDITVGDLAGNTDRVVAWTRRAADAGAHLAAFPEMTLTGYPVEDLALRPSFVEASRAALRALATRLAEEGLGDIAVVVGYLGRSENAVPRFGRPAGAPQNAAALLYRGEVVIRYPKHHLPNYGVFDEYRYFVPGERLAIVRLHGVDVALAICEDLWQDGGPVAAVGDAGAGLLLTINASPYERAKDDVRYDLLRRRAREAGCALAYVNTVGGQDELVFDGDSLVVDAEGALLARAPQFEEHCLLVDLDLPAAAEAPERPSGAVVADGLTVDRAVVSAEPLPAYEPEHPGTVTERIGDEEEVYSAIVTGLRGYVTKNGFKSVLVGLSGGIDSALVAAVAVDALGADAVHGVSMPSSYSSEHSKGDAAELARRTGLHFRTVPIAPMFDAYQGQLGLSGLAEENLQARLRGTTLMAISNQEGHLVLATGNKSELACGYSTLYGDAVGGFAPIKDLPKTLVWRLATWRNTVAAQRGEVGPIPENSISKPPSAELRPGQLDSDSLPDYAVLDEVLDRYVERDMGRDEIVAAGFDADLVDRVLRLVDTAEYKRRQYPPGAKISLKAFGRDRRLPITNRWREGR, encoded by the coding sequence GTGCCTCAACTTCGCCTCGCTCTCAACCAGATCGACATCACCGTCGGGGACCTCGCGGGCAACACGGACCGCGTCGTGGCGTGGACCCGCCGCGCCGCGGACGCCGGCGCCCACCTCGCCGCCTTCCCCGAGATGACCCTGACCGGCTACCCGGTCGAGGACCTCGCGCTGCGCCCGTCCTTCGTGGAGGCCTCCCGGGCCGCGCTGCGCGCCCTCGCCACCCGCCTGGCGGAGGAGGGGCTCGGCGACATCGCCGTCGTCGTCGGCTACCTCGGCCGCTCGGAGAACGCCGTGCCGCGGTTCGGCCGGCCGGCCGGGGCACCGCAGAACGCCGCCGCGCTGCTGTACCGCGGCGAGGTCGTCATCCGCTACCCCAAGCACCACCTGCCGAACTACGGCGTCTTCGACGAGTACCGCTACTTCGTGCCGGGCGAGCGGCTGGCGATCGTGCGGCTGCACGGCGTGGACGTGGCGCTCGCCATCTGCGAGGACCTGTGGCAGGACGGCGGGCCGGTCGCGGCCGTCGGCGACGCCGGCGCCGGCCTGCTGCTCACCATCAACGCCTCCCCCTACGAGCGGGCCAAGGACGACGTCCGCTACGACCTGCTGCGCCGCCGGGCGCGGGAGGCCGGGTGCGCGCTGGCCTACGTCAACACGGTCGGCGGCCAGGACGAGCTGGTCTTCGACGGCGACTCGCTGGTGGTCGACGCCGAGGGCGCGCTGCTGGCCCGCGCCCCGCAGTTCGAGGAGCACTGCCTGCTGGTCGACCTGGACCTGCCGGCCGCAGCCGAGGCGCCGGAGCGCCCCTCCGGCGCCGTGGTGGCCGACGGGCTGACCGTGGACCGCGCGGTGGTCTCCGCCGAGCCGCTGCCCGCCTACGAGCCGGAGCACCCCGGCACCGTGACCGAGCGGATCGGCGACGAGGAGGAGGTCTACTCGGCGATCGTGACCGGCCTGCGCGGCTACGTCACCAAGAACGGCTTCAAGTCGGTGCTGGTCGGCCTGTCCGGCGGCATCGACTCGGCGCTGGTCGCGGCGGTGGCCGTGGACGCCCTCGGGGCGGACGCCGTCCACGGGGTGTCGATGCCCAGCTCCTACTCCTCGGAGCACTCCAAGGGCGACGCGGCCGAGCTGGCCAGGCGCACCGGGCTGCACTTCCGCACCGTGCCGATCGCCCCGATGTTCGACGCCTACCAGGGGCAGCTGGGCCTGAGCGGGCTGGCCGAGGAGAACCTCCAGGCGCGGCTGCGCGGCACCACCCTGATGGCCATCTCCAACCAGGAGGGGCACCTGGTGCTGGCCACCGGCAACAAGTCCGAGCTGGCCTGCGGCTACTCCACCCTCTACGGGGACGCGGTCGGCGGCTTCGCCCCGATCAAGGACCTGCCCAAGACGCTGGTGTGGCGGCTGGCCACCTGGCGGAACACGGTGGCCGCCCAGCGCGGCGAGGTGGGCCCCATCCCGGAGAACTCCATCTCCAAGCCGCCGAGCGCCGAACTGCGGCCGGGGCAGCTGGACAGCGACTCGCTGCCGGACTACGCCGTGCTCGACGAGGTCCTGGACCGCTACGTGGAGCGCGACATGGGCCGGGACGAGATCGTGGCGGCGGGCTTCGACGCCGACCTGGTGGACCGGGTGCTGCGGCTGGTCGACACCGCCGAGTACAAGCGCCGCCAGTACCCGCCGGGCGCCAAGATCTCCCTGAAGGCGTTCGGCCGCGACCGCCGGCTGCCCATCACCAACCGCTGGCGCGAGGGCCGCTGA
- a CDS encoding MFS transporter: MSNLTTSPAGHTTPAADRKLPVSALLALATAVFVTSLTETLPAGVLPAMSADLGVSESAAGQSVTIYAVGTALTAIPLSAATAGWRRKRLLLTAMAGFAVAGAVTAVSSNYPLTMASRFVAGVAAGLAWALLAGYARRLAPPHLQGKAVAIVMTGIPIALSLGVPAGTFLGAALGWRTTFTLVTVLAVVLIGWILAAVPDQPGRRPDGGRAPTARALTVPGVAPVLFVTGVFVLAHTVLYTYIATFLDRFGMGGSTDVVLLVFGAASMASIWVVGAHIDRRLRALTIASTVLFAVAATVLALLADSPAAVYLAVALWGLGWGGAPTLLQTAVADAGGEAADAAQAMLVTLWNAAMAGGGVAGGVLLDRYGPGSFPWSVLLLLVPVLIVVVAARRHGFPAARDRAAAEAGPAA, translated from the coding sequence ATGTCGAACCTCACCACATCCCCCGCCGGGCACACCACCCCGGCAGCCGACCGGAAACTCCCCGTGTCCGCGCTGCTCGCGCTGGCCACGGCGGTCTTCGTCACCAGTCTGACCGAGACGCTGCCCGCCGGCGTGCTGCCCGCGATGAGCGCCGACCTCGGCGTCAGCGAGTCCGCGGCGGGCCAGTCGGTGACCATCTACGCGGTCGGCACCGCGCTCACCGCGATCCCGCTGTCCGCCGCCACGGCCGGGTGGCGCCGCAAGCGGCTGCTGCTGACCGCGATGGCGGGGTTCGCGGTCGCCGGCGCGGTCACCGCCGTCTCCTCGAACTACCCGCTGACCATGGCCTCCCGGTTCGTCGCCGGGGTGGCCGCCGGCCTGGCCTGGGCGCTGCTGGCCGGTTACGCCCGGCGCCTGGCGCCGCCCCACCTCCAGGGCAAGGCCGTCGCCATCGTGATGACGGGCATTCCGATCGCCCTGTCGCTCGGGGTGCCGGCGGGCACCTTCCTCGGCGCGGCGCTCGGCTGGCGGACCACCTTCACCCTCGTCACCGTGCTGGCCGTGGTGCTGATCGGCTGGATCCTGGCGGCCGTCCCGGACCAGCCGGGCCGGCGACCGGACGGCGGCCGGGCCCCGACGGCACGGGCCCTGACCGTGCCGGGGGTGGCGCCCGTGCTCTTCGTCACCGGGGTCTTCGTGCTGGCGCACACCGTCCTGTACACCTACATCGCCACGTTCCTCGACCGGTTCGGCATGGGCGGCTCCACCGACGTGGTGCTGCTGGTCTTCGGCGCCGCCTCCATGGCGAGCATCTGGGTGGTGGGCGCCCACATCGACCGCCGGCTGCGCGCCCTCACCATCGCCAGCACCGTGCTGTTCGCCGTGGCGGCCACCGTGCTGGCGCTGCTGGCCGACAGCCCCGCCGCCGTCTACCTCGCGGTGGCGCTGTGGGGGCTCGGCTGGGGCGGCGCCCCCACCCTGCTGCAGACCGCCGTGGCGGACGCCGGCGGCGAGGCGGCCGACGCGGCGCAGGCCATGCTGGTGACCCTGTGGAACGCGGCCATGGCCGGGGGCGGGGTGGCCGGCGGCGTCCTCCTCGACCGGTACGGCCCGGGCTCCTTCCCGTGGAGCGTGCTGTTGCTCCTGGTACCGGTGCTGATCGTGGTGGTCGCCGCGCGGCGCCACGGCTTCCCGGCCGCCCGGGACCGTGCCGCCGCGGAAGCCGGCCCGGCCGCGTGA
- a CDS encoding MFS transporter has product MPLALLALAISAFAIGTTEFVIMGLLPDVASDMEVSIPQAGWLVSGYALGVVIGAPLLTAIAARVPRRTLLIGLMCLFVVGNLLCALAPNFWFLAVARVVAALPHGAFFGAGAVVATELAAPHLRARAVSVMFAGLTIANVVGVPGATLLGQRFGWRVTMGVVVLIGVVAVAAIVALVPHLPRRSDVGLRHELASFRSGGLWLVLATVILGCGGLFACYSYIAPMMTEVAGFAPGSMTLVLALFGIGMTLGNALGGWIADRALRPSIVLSFGLLALTLLAFSLTARAQWSAAATVVLIGAFAFAASPGLQTLVMEKAHRAPALASAANQAAFNLANALGAYLGGLVISAGYGYLSPNLVGGGLAGLGALLAALIWFADSRRGGTGRPGAASRSKVLARSDGAEHPADEPTAARG; this is encoded by the coding sequence CGTCATCATGGGCCTGCTGCCCGACGTCGCCTCCGACATGGAGGTGTCGATCCCGCAGGCCGGCTGGCTCGTCTCCGGCTACGCCCTCGGCGTCGTCATCGGCGCGCCGCTGCTCACCGCCATCGCCGCCCGGGTGCCCCGCCGCACCCTGCTGATCGGCCTGATGTGCCTGTTCGTCGTCGGCAACCTGCTGTGCGCGCTCGCCCCCAACTTCTGGTTCCTCGCCGTCGCCCGCGTGGTGGCCGCGCTGCCGCACGGCGCGTTCTTCGGCGCCGGAGCCGTCGTCGCCACCGAACTGGCCGCCCCGCACCTGCGGGCCCGCGCCGTCTCGGTGATGTTCGCCGGGCTCACCATCGCCAACGTGGTCGGCGTGCCCGGCGCCACCCTGCTCGGCCAGCGCTTCGGCTGGCGCGTCACCATGGGCGTCGTGGTGCTGATCGGCGTCGTCGCCGTCGCCGCCATCGTGGCGCTCGTCCCCCACCTGCCCCGCCGCAGCGACGTCGGGCTGCGGCACGAGCTCGCCAGCTTCCGCAGCGGCGGCCTCTGGCTGGTGCTGGCCACCGTCATCCTCGGCTGCGGCGGCCTGTTCGCCTGCTACAGCTACATCGCCCCGATGATGACCGAGGTGGCCGGGTTCGCGCCCGGCTCCATGACGCTCGTCCTGGCCCTGTTCGGCATCGGCATGACCCTGGGCAACGCCCTCGGCGGCTGGATCGCGGACCGCGCGCTGCGGCCGAGCATCGTGCTCTCCTTCGGCCTGCTCGCCCTCACCCTGCTGGCCTTCTCCCTCACCGCCCGCGCCCAGTGGTCCGCCGCGGCCACCGTGGTCCTGATCGGCGCCTTCGCCTTCGCCGCCTCGCCGGGCCTGCAGACCCTGGTGATGGAGAAGGCCCACCGCGCGCCGGCCCTGGCCTCCGCCGCCAACCAGGCGGCGTTCAACCTCGCCAACGCCCTCGGCGCCTACCTCGGCGGCCTGGTGATCAGCGCCGGCTACGGCTACCTCTCGCCCAACCTGGTCGGCGGCGGCCTGGCCGGACTGGGCGCGCTGCTCGCCGCGCTGATCTGGTTCGCGGACAGCCGCCGCGGCGGAACCGGCCGTCCGGGAGCGGCCTCGCGCTCGAAGGTCCTCGCCCGCTCCGACGGCGCCGAGCACCCCGCCGACGAGCCCACCGCCGCCCGGGGCTGA
- a CDS encoding GNAT family N-acetyltransferase gives MRLRDVTLDDVDAYVAMRCDPVMMRELGGPLPREGIEAKVRRDVRDAAGDVSWIRMIVPDGAADDQAAGSVTLWSHQDDDGERLSEIGWMVLPAFQGRGLAKRAVRALLDEAREDGRWGLVHAFPAVTNAPSNGICRSLGFRLLGERTVVFAGRPLRANHWAVDTARTG, from the coding sequence ATGCGGCTGCGCGACGTGACGCTCGACGACGTGGACGCCTACGTCGCGATGCGGTGCGACCCGGTGATGATGCGGGAGCTCGGGGGCCCGCTCCCGCGCGAGGGCATCGAGGCCAAGGTGCGGCGGGACGTCCGCGACGCGGCCGGGGACGTCTCCTGGATCCGGATGATCGTTCCCGACGGGGCCGCGGACGACCAGGCGGCGGGAAGCGTGACCCTGTGGTCCCACCAGGACGATGACGGCGAGCGCCTCTCCGAGATCGGCTGGATGGTGCTCCCGGCCTTCCAGGGGCGGGGACTCGCCAAGCGGGCGGTGCGGGCGCTGCTCGACGAGGCCCGCGAGGACGGCCGCTGGGGCCTGGTGCACGCCTTTCCGGCGGTCACCAACGCCCCGTCCAACGGCATCTGCCGCTCACTCGGCTTCCGCCTGCTCGGAGAGCGGACGGTCGTCTTCGCCGGTCGTCCGCTGCGCGCCAACCACTGGGCGGTCGACACCGCGCGGACGGGCTGA
- a CDS encoding MerR family transcriptional regulator, with amino-acid sequence MRIGELSARTGTPRRLLRYYEEQGLIVPDRCANGYRSYDERYVDRVLQIRGLLDAGLPTRIIKQILPCLDKPRTIYFPDATPEMIATLERERDRMTERIACLTRNRDAIAEYLDAVRGHARPDTAREPAMAS; translated from the coding sequence ATGCGCATCGGAGAGCTCTCCGCCCGCACCGGCACGCCCCGGCGGCTGCTGCGCTACTACGAGGAGCAGGGGCTGATCGTCCCCGACCGCTGCGCCAACGGCTACCGCTCGTACGACGAGCGGTACGTGGACCGCGTCCTGCAGATCCGGGGGCTGCTCGACGCCGGCCTGCCGACCCGCATCATCAAACAGATCCTGCCCTGCCTCGACAAGCCCCGGACGATCTACTTCCCGGACGCGACGCCGGAGATGATCGCCACCTTGGAACGCGAACGCGACCGGATGACCGAGCGCATCGCCTGCCTGACCCGCAACCGGGACGCCATCGCCGAGTACCTCGACGCGGTGCGCGGCCACGCCCGCCCGGACACCGCCCGCGAACCGGCCATGGCGTCCTGA
- a CDS encoding RraA family protein, with protein sequence MEHHQLRHRFAELTTAHLADACLRAGAEVRCAPAPLRAVTPGDRLVGRACPARHVGSVDVFLEAFTGAAPGDVLVVDNGGRLDEACVGDLVVLEARAAGLAGIAIWGLHRDTADIRAIGLPVFSLGATPTGPRRLDARPGDALEAATVGEWTVTRADLVFGDDDGVLFLPADRIGELLTLAERIRDTERRQAERVRGGVGLREQVRFDAYLAERRRTPSLTFREHLRRVGGAIEE encoded by the coding sequence ATGGAGCACCACCAGCTGCGACACCGGTTCGCGGAGCTGACCACCGCCCACCTGGCGGACGCCTGCCTGCGCGCGGGGGCCGAGGTGCGCTGCGCTCCGGCGCCGCTGCGCGCCGTGACCCCCGGCGACCGGCTGGTCGGGCGGGCGTGCCCGGCCCGCCACGTCGGCAGCGTGGACGTCTTCCTGGAGGCCTTCACCGGCGCCGCCCCGGGCGACGTGCTGGTGGTCGACAACGGCGGACGGCTCGACGAGGCGTGCGTCGGCGACCTGGTCGTCCTGGAGGCCCGGGCCGCCGGGCTGGCCGGGATCGCGATCTGGGGCCTGCACCGCGACACCGCCGACATCCGGGCGATCGGCCTGCCGGTCTTCAGCCTGGGCGCCACCCCCACCGGTCCCAGGCGCCTCGACGCCCGTCCCGGGGACGCGCTGGAGGCCGCCACCGTGGGGGAGTGGACGGTCACCCGCGCCGACCTCGTGTTCGGCGACGACGACGGCGTGCTCTTCCTGCCGGCCGACCGGATCGGGGAACTCCTCACCCTCGCCGAGCGGATCCGGGACACCGAGCGCCGCCAGGCCGAACGCGTCCGCGGCGGCGTCGGTCTGCGCGAGCAGGTACGGTTCGACGCCTACCTCGCCGAGCGCCGGCGGACGCCGTCGCTGACCTTCCGCGAGCACCTGCGGAGGGTGGGCGGGGCCATCGAGGAGTGA